Proteins from a single region of Longimicrobiales bacterium:
- the prmC gene encoding peptide chain release factor N(5)-glutamine methyltransferase, with amino-acid sequence MSANGADSSKESWTVLRMILWSADYLADKGVSSSRLDAEHLLAHVVGVGRLQLYLEFERPLSRYELDGFRPLLKRRAAREPLQYIIGRQPFRELDLEVCPGVLIPRPETEVLVDVIHEWTEVAAPVNPVALDIGTGSGAIALSLAHEGYITHVTATDIMEVALEVARRNRDAAELVDKVDLRWGSLFEPLLEGERFDVIVSNPPYVAEADEVMLEPEVRHWEPREALFAGPDGLDVIRRMVGEARDHLKAGGLLALEVGSGHAPYVASLLEGVGHYEEIRVLRDYAGRERFVLAHGV; translated from the coding sequence GTGAGCGCCAATGGCGCGGACTCCTCGAAAGAAAGCTGGACTGTCCTGCGTATGATTCTGTGGAGTGCGGACTACCTCGCAGACAAGGGCGTATCCTCAAGCCGACTGGATGCGGAGCACCTGCTCGCGCACGTCGTCGGTGTTGGCAGACTGCAGCTCTATCTGGAATTCGAGCGACCACTGTCACGCTATGAACTCGACGGATTCCGGCCGCTTCTCAAGCGGCGCGCTGCTCGAGAACCGCTCCAGTACATCATTGGGAGACAGCCATTCCGGGAGCTCGACCTTGAAGTCTGTCCGGGCGTCCTGATCCCGCGACCCGAGACGGAAGTGCTCGTGGATGTCATCCATGAGTGGACTGAGGTGGCGGCCCCGGTCAACCCGGTAGCCCTCGATATCGGCACGGGTTCTGGGGCAATAGCGCTATCCCTCGCCCATGAGGGGTATATTACACACGTCACGGCAACTGACATTATGGAGGTGGCGCTCGAGGTCGCGCGACGCAACCGTGATGCCGCCGAGCTGGTCGACAAGGTCGATTTGCGGTGGGGCTCGCTCTTCGAGCCCCTGTTGGAAGGGGAACGCTTCGATGTAATCGTTTCCAATCCACCCTATGTGGCAGAGGCAGATGAAGTGATGCTGGAACCCGAGGTTCGTCACTGGGAGCCGCGTGAGGCTCTCTTTGCCGGACCTGACGGACTTGATGTAATTCGCCGGATGGTTGGAGAAGCACGAGATCACCTGAAGGCTGGCGGATTGCTGGCCCTAGAGGTCGGCTCTGGGCACGCGCCGTATGTGGCGAGCCTGCTTGAGGGAGTCGGTCACTACGAAGAGATTCGAGTCCTGAGGGACTACGCGGGGAGAGAACGCTTCGTGCTCGCGCACGGGGTCTGA
- the prfA gene encoding peptide chain release factor 1, with amino-acid sequence MKAATLDPRLDDRLADAERRFTGVQEALGSPGVLSSPDMLRELGQERAYLEPIVTAGQALRDALGEHADAVELIEESVDPEMKAMAEEEAESLAGQIETLSVRLKELLIPPDPLGDRPAVIEIRAGTGGDEAGLFAADLMRMYRLYAERNKWKMELMNVSEGIPGSIKEAIFTLRGRGVYSRLRYESGVHRVQRVPTTESSGRIHTSAATVAVLPEAEEVDLEIDPNDLRIDVYRSSGPGGQSVNTTDSAVRITHIPSGLVVSIQDEKSQLKNKAKALKVLRSRLLDHMVAESEAKRARERRTQVGTGDRSAKIRTYNFPQSRVTDHRIGLTLHRLNDVLGGDLDELTSALRLADQEEQMEADEA; translated from the coding sequence ATGAAGGCCGCGACGCTCGACCCGAGGTTGGACGACCGTCTGGCGGACGCTGAGCGTCGCTTTACCGGCGTCCAGGAAGCGCTCGGCAGCCCTGGAGTCCTATCGAGCCCGGACATGCTTCGGGAGCTGGGACAGGAGCGGGCGTATCTCGAGCCCATCGTCACTGCGGGGCAGGCCCTGCGTGATGCTCTTGGCGAGCACGCGGATGCGGTCGAGCTGATCGAGGAGTCAGTGGACCCCGAGATGAAGGCGATGGCGGAAGAGGAGGCCGAGTCGCTGGCCGGGCAGATCGAGACTCTCAGCGTGCGACTGAAAGAGCTTCTGATTCCGCCTGACCCTCTAGGGGATCGTCCGGCTGTGATTGAGATCCGCGCAGGTACGGGCGGCGACGAAGCGGGACTTTTTGCGGCCGACCTCATGCGGATGTACCGGCTGTACGCCGAGCGCAACAAGTGGAAAATGGAACTCATGAACGTCTCCGAAGGCATTCCGGGGTCCATCAAGGAAGCGATCTTCACGCTCCGTGGCCGAGGCGTATACAGCCGACTTCGTTACGAGTCTGGTGTGCATCGGGTGCAGCGGGTCCCTACGACCGAGAGCTCCGGCCGAATTCACACCTCAGCGGCGACCGTGGCTGTACTTCCTGAGGCGGAAGAGGTCGACCTGGAGATCGACCCGAATGATCTCCGTATCGACGTCTATCGATCATCGGGTCCCGGTGGTCAGTCGGTCAACACCACCGACTCTGCGGTGCGGATTACGCATATCCCGTCTGGGCTCGTTGTTTCGATCCAGGACGAGAAATCGCAGCTCAAGAACAAGGCGAAGGCACTGAAGGTGCTTCGGAGCCGACTGCTGGATCACATGGTTGCGGAATCCGAGGCAAAGCGTGCACGGGAACGGAGAACCCAGGTCGGTACCGGAGACAGGTCGGCGAAAATTCGCACCTACAACTTTCCCCAGAGTCGCGTGACTGACCATCGAATTGGCCTGACGCTACATCGACTGAACGATGTGCTGGGCGGTGATCTCGATGAACTGACGAGCGCGCTGCGGCTGGCTGATCAGGAAGAACAGATGGAGGCCGACGAGGCGTGA
- the rpmE gene encoding 50S ribosomal protein L31 has protein sequence MRQGIHPDYMTATVSCACGNKFETMATQEEVHLDICSVCHPFYTGKQRLVDTAGRVDRFKKKYGEPAAQP, from the coding sequence ATGAGGCAGGGCATCCATCCCGACTATATGACAGCGACGGTGTCTTGCGCCTGTGGCAACAAGTTCGAGACCATGGCTACGCAGGAAGAAGTGCACTTGGACATCTGCTCTGTGTGTCACCCTTTCTACACTGGCAAACAGCGTCTCGTCGATACCGCAGGTCGCGTCGACCGATTCAAGAAGAAGTACGGCGAGCCGGCGGCTCAGCCGTAA
- the lnt gene encoding apolipoprotein N-acyltransferase, with amino-acid sequence MALSFPPLHPLILPFVGLIPLALWIHGLPKGAEGRRAAQRGGLVFGTIYFGSVFYWLLVALIWFTGLALPAYLAALALIVSIAAVFMGLLHRTLTDARIPLWIALPVVWTALEWTRAHLPSTLAFPWLGLGTSLTGFPELVGVAELVGARGVTFWIALVNGILATALLRVREGLDWRRPAFATVVVLAVPMAWGVWRANTIEMRPAGRVAVVQPNIAEHLKLEAEVGLDSTFAALDRLMVDIEPGSASLVVLPEMALPIAPKAPAWGGEVRDLQHYSREVGAPILFGAYGFVERDDGGATPYNSAFMVNPQGLMDFQYDKHHLVPVVERVPFVPMSLFRGFPFFGEYGIGEGWPLAMVDETAYGVLICYESVFPEASRAFRRAGADVLINITNDAWYGREPLYSRTTALWQHPAHMVMRAIENRTGVARSANTGISLFIDPVGRVHRATRLFEEDVAIEEIVTTDVLTFYTRYGDLLGQASAALTLLVALWGIAESRRHRQSLSLDRPSQVV; translated from the coding sequence CTGGCACTGTCCTTTCCGCCGCTTCACCCGCTGATTCTTCCCTTTGTAGGGCTGATTCCGCTTGCGCTCTGGATCCACGGGCTGCCGAAAGGGGCGGAGGGCCGGCGTGCGGCGCAACGCGGAGGACTCGTATTCGGGACGATCTACTTCGGCTCCGTCTTCTATTGGCTACTGGTCGCGTTGATCTGGTTCACTGGTCTCGCGCTCCCGGCGTATCTGGCGGCGCTGGCGCTCATTGTCTCGATCGCTGCGGTCTTCATGGGACTTCTGCACCGCACCCTCACGGATGCGCGGATTCCCCTTTGGATCGCGCTGCCCGTCGTGTGGACCGCGCTGGAGTGGACGCGAGCTCATCTCCCGAGCACGCTTGCATTCCCTTGGCTCGGCCTCGGAACGTCGCTCACTGGCTTCCCGGAGCTGGTCGGCGTCGCCGAACTGGTCGGGGCTAGGGGAGTCACGTTCTGGATCGCGCTGGTCAACGGCATCCTGGCCACTGCGCTGCTTCGCGTTCGTGAAGGCTTGGACTGGCGGCGCCCGGCCTTCGCGACGGTCGTGGTGCTGGCAGTGCCCATGGCATGGGGCGTCTGGCGGGCGAACACGATCGAGATGCGCCCGGCTGGCAGGGTAGCGGTGGTCCAGCCCAACATCGCGGAGCACCTCAAACTCGAAGCTGAGGTGGGCCTCGACAGTACGTTTGCTGCGCTCGATCGACTTATGGTGGACATCGAGCCGGGCAGTGCATCCCTCGTCGTTCTGCCAGAGATGGCACTCCCGATTGCGCCGAAGGCACCGGCATGGGGCGGAGAGGTGAGAGATCTGCAGCATTACAGCCGAGAAGTCGGCGCGCCGATTCTGTTCGGCGCCTACGGCTTCGTCGAGCGCGACGACGGAGGCGCGACCCCGTACAACTCTGCGTTCATGGTTAACCCTCAGGGGTTGATGGACTTCCAGTACGACAAGCACCACCTGGTGCCGGTTGTCGAGAGGGTGCCGTTTGTCCCCATGAGTCTGTTTCGCGGATTCCCGTTCTTCGGCGAGTACGGAATCGGAGAGGGGTGGCCGCTGGCGATGGTCGATGAGACCGCGTACGGAGTACTCATCTGCTATGAGTCGGTTTTTCCTGAGGCTTCCCGAGCGTTTCGCCGCGCCGGCGCGGATGTGCTGATCAACATTACGAACGATGCGTGGTACGGCCGCGAGCCGCTGTACTCCCGAACGACGGCGCTCTGGCAGCATCCGGCCCACATGGTCATGCGGGCGATCGAGAATCGCACGGGTGTGGCCAGATCTGCGAACACCGGGATCTCACTCTTCATCGATCCGGTCGGCCGGGTCCACCGGGCAACTCGCCTGTTCGAGGAGGACGTGGCGATCGAGGAGATCGTGACGACTGACGTTCTGACGTTCTATACCCGATATGGAGACTTGCTCGGGCAGGCTTCTGCGGCCCTGACGTTGCTGGTGGCTTTGTGGGGAATCGCAGAGAGTCGACGCCACAGGCAGAGCTTGTCACTAGACCGCCCTTCCCAGGTCGTTTAA
- a CDS encoding Gfo/Idh/MocA family oxidoreductase, with translation MGPISQVVHLPIFAEREDVDLVAVADSDHHNAETLSRRFLVPLVIAAVVLCTTNSIHEDMAVSALEHDRHVLVERPLAAMSEGASRLAEAVVQTGLVLSARMPG, from the coding sequence TTGGGGCCGATCAGTCAGGTCGTGCACCTGCCCATCTTTGCGGAACGTGAGGACGTGGACCTGGTTGCGGTCGCAGACTCGGATCATCACAATGCGGAGACGCTCTCTCGCCGGTTCTTGGTACCGCTCGTGATCGCCGCGGTCGTTCTTTGTACAACGAACAGCATCCATGAGGATATGGCGGTATCGGCGCTCGAACACGACAGGCACGTGCTGGTGGAACGGCCGCTGGCCGCTATGTCGGAAGGAGCTTCACGACTGGCTGAGGCGGTTGTGCAGACCGGCTTGGTGCTCTCCGCACGGATGCCAGGATGA